From the genome of Calditrichota bacterium, one region includes:
- a CDS encoding SDR family NAD(P)-dependent oxidoreductase, translated as MTGSESTAVGEGRIAWVTGAGRGIGRAVAEALAQRGLRVVLSARSKAQIEEVAASINDAGGKALAIPADVTKQEELTALVAKVRAAWGAIDILVNNAGVWRFTEVTKTTLEEWQEQIAVNLTGAFLCTKAVLEDMLRRGSGHIINIISVAGKRPYARCAAYCAAKYGLLGFTEVLRMEVRKKGIRVTAIFPGATDTPGWEADAERRTQMMRPQSVAQAVVAACLAPPDVMPEEIVLRPVPGDL; from the coding sequence ATGACGGGCAGCGAGTCTACAGCAGTCGGCGAGGGGCGCATTGCCTGGGTCACAGGCGCGGGGCGGGGCATCGGGCGGGCGGTGGCTGAAGCTTTGGCACAGCGCGGCCTCCGCGTCGTGCTCTCGGCGCGCAGCAAAGCCCAGATCGAGGAAGTGGCAGCTTCTATCAACGACGCGGGGGGAAAGGCGCTGGCCATTCCCGCAGACGTGACCAAGCAGGAGGAACTCACAGCGCTGGTGGCCAAAGTGCGCGCGGCGTGGGGGGCAATCGACATCTTGGTGAACAACGCCGGCGTGTGGCGCTTCACCGAGGTGACCAAGACCACCCTCGAGGAGTGGCAGGAGCAGATTGCCGTCAACCTCACCGGGGCATTTCTCTGCACCAAGGCGGTGCTGGAAGATATGCTTCGCCGTGGCAGCGGCCACATCATCAACATCATCTCGGTGGCCGGCAAGAGGCCTTACGCCCGTTGCGCCGCCTATTGTGCGGCAAAGTACGGCCTGCTCGGCTTCACCGAGGTGCTGCGCATGGAAGTGCGGAAGAAGGGGATTCGGGTCACCGCCATCTTTCCGGGGGCAACGGACACGCCAGGCTGGGAGGCGGACGCCGAGCGCCGGACTCAGATGATGCGCCCGCAAAGCGTGGCCCAGGCAGTGGTCGCCGCCTGCCTTGCCCCTCCGGACGTCATGCCCGAAGAGATTGTGCTGCGACCGGTGCCGGGTGACCTGTAG
- the folE gene encoding GTP cyclohydrolase I FolE — MAERIRELVDAMLRALGEDPSRPGLQKTPERVEKALTFLTQGYAQDPEEILQKAIFDERYDEMVIVKDIEVFSLCEHHLLPFFGRCHVGYLPKGRIVGVSKIPRVVDVYARRLQLQERLTTQIADALWKHLEPYGVAVVIEARHLCMMMRGVEKQNSVMTTSAMRGVFQSERATRMEFMELIRSHGA, encoded by the coding sequence ATGGCGGAGAGGATCCGCGAGCTGGTGGATGCAATGCTGCGGGCCTTGGGCGAAGACCCCTCGCGTCCAGGTCTGCAAAAAACACCGGAGCGCGTAGAAAAGGCGCTCACCTTTCTCACCCAGGGCTACGCCCAGGACCCCGAGGAGATCCTGCAAAAGGCCATCTTTGACGAACGCTATGACGAGATGGTCATCGTCAAGGACATCGAGGTCTTCAGTCTGTGCGAGCACCACCTGCTCCCCTTCTTCGGGCGATGCCACGTGGGCTACCTGCCCAAGGGAAGAATCGTCGGCGTGAGCAAGATTCCGCGGGTCGTCGACGTGTATGCGCGGCGGCTGCAGTTGCAGGAGCGCCTGACCACGCAGATCGCCGATGCGCTCTGGAAGCATCTCGAGCCGTACGGTGTGGCCGTGGTCATCGAAGCGCGCCATCTGTGCATGATGATGCGCGGCGTGGAGAAGCAGAACTCTGTCATGACCACCAGTGCCATGCGGGGCGTGTTCCAGAGCGAGCGCGCCACCAGGATGGAGTTCATGGAGCTCATCCGCAGCCACGGAGCATAG
- the gatD gene encoding Glu-tRNA(Gln) amidotransferase subunit GatD, translating into MVVEQPDAWKGYRGRARAKLQEAKVRVWSDVVLHSTKGDFKGIILPRSENADDEHIVLKLHSGYNLGIHVDNVVGIEEVGYKEAHYRIPEREFPHDDAKPDVTLLGTGGTIASRLDYRTGAVIPAFTPGELYGAVPELADICNLKTTKLFGVFSENIEPHHWITIANVIGEEIRNGVDGVVIGHGTDVMHYTAAALTFMVQKPPVPIVMVGSQRSSDRPSSDAALNLINAVRSAAYGDIAEVMVCMFGPTSDQYDLLHRGTRVRKMHSSYRNTFRTIGDIPLAMVWPDRFQYLTDDFQRRRQDREVLIDAVFEEKVSIVYYYPNMMPDIIDSLTDNGYKGIVIAGTGLGHVNRKINPALKRAIDKGVTVVMTVQTLWGYVQMYVYDTGRDLLDLGIIPLGNMLPETAYCKLGWVLAHTTEPEKVRQMMLTPINHEITEREPINGYLILQGGIPEVEEFIRRVRK; encoded by the coding sequence ATGGTTGTGGAACAGCCGGATGCGTGGAAAGGGTATCGGGGAAGGGCCCGTGCCAAGCTGCAGGAGGCTAAGGTGCGCGTCTGGAGCGACGTAGTCCTCCACTCCACCAAAGGCGACTTCAAGGGCATCATCTTGCCCAGGAGTGAAAATGCCGATGACGAGCACATCGTGCTCAAGCTCCACAGCGGCTACAACCTCGGCATTCACGTGGACAATGTGGTGGGTATCGAGGAGGTCGGCTACAAGGAGGCGCACTATCGCATCCCGGAGCGGGAGTTTCCGCACGATGACGCCAAGCCGGACGTGACCCTCCTCGGTACCGGCGGCACCATTGCCAGCCGCTTGGACTATCGCACCGGTGCCGTAATCCCAGCTTTCACGCCCGGGGAGCTGTATGGAGCGGTGCCCGAGCTGGCGGACATTTGCAACCTGAAGACCACCAAACTCTTTGGCGTGTTCAGCGAAAACATCGAGCCGCACCATTGGATCACCATCGCCAATGTCATCGGCGAGGAGATCCGCAACGGTGTGGACGGCGTCGTCATCGGCCACGGGACCGATGTGATGCACTACACCGCTGCCGCGCTTACCTTCATGGTGCAGAAGCCGCCCGTGCCCATCGTCATGGTGGGCTCGCAACGCTCCAGCGACCGTCCCTCCAGCGATGCCGCCCTCAACCTCATCAACGCCGTGCGCAGTGCTGCCTATGGCGACATCGCCGAGGTGATGGTGTGCATGTTCGGTCCGACCAGCGACCAGTACGACCTGCTCCATCGCGGCACGCGCGTGCGCAAGATGCATTCGAGCTACCGCAACACATTTCGCACCATTGGCGACATTCCTTTGGCCATGGTGTGGCCGGACCGCTTCCAGTACCTGACCGACGACTTCCAGCGCCGCCGCCAGGATCGGGAAGTGCTCATCGACGCGGTCTTCGAAGAAAAAGTCAGCATCGTGTACTACTACCCGAACATGATGCCGGACATCATCGATTCGCTTACGGACAACGGCTACAAGGGCATTGTGATTGCCGGCACCGGGTTGGGGCACGTCAACCGCAAGATTAACCCGGCGCTCAAGCGGGCTATCGACAAGGGAGTCACGGTGGTCATGACCGTGCAGACGTTGTGGGGGTACGTGCAGATGTACGTGTACGACACCGGCCGTGACCTCCTGGACTTGGGAATCATTCCGCTTGGCAATATGCTGCCGGAGACGGCGTACTGCAAGCTCGGCTGGGTGTTGGCGCATACCACCGAGCCGGAGAAGGTCCGCCAGATGATGCTGACGCCTATCAACCACGAAATCACCGAGCGCGAGCCCATCAACGGCTACCTCATCCTCCAGGGTGGGATTCCTGAGGTCGAGGAGTTCATCCGCCGGGTGAGGAAATGA
- a CDS encoding 6-carboxytetrahydropterin synthase gives MVYITRKASFSAAHRLHNPQLSDEDNRQIYGLCNNPMGHGHNYTVEVTVCGEPDPRDGMVIDLGVLGHILEEELIKKVDHKFLNYQVDFLQGVIPTAENLAKRFWEVLCDKLPRGRLYEVRVHESEHNSAFYRGE, from the coding sequence ATGGTGTACATTACCCGCAAGGCTTCGTTCAGTGCGGCGCACCGATTGCATAACCCGCAGCTGAGCGACGAGGACAATAGGCAGATCTATGGCCTGTGCAACAACCCCATGGGCCATGGTCACAATTACACCGTTGAGGTCACGGTGTGCGGCGAGCCAGACCCGCGCGACGGCATGGTGATTGACCTTGGCGTGCTTGGCCACATTCTCGAAGAAGAGCTGATCAAGAAGGTGGACCACAAGTTCCTCAACTATCAGGTCGACTTTCTGCAGGGGGTGATCCCTACGGCCGAGAATTTGGCAAAGCGATTTTGGGAAGTGCTGTGCGACAAGTTGCCGCGCGGCCGGCTGTACGAGGTCCGCGTGCACGAGTCCGAGCATAACAGCGCATTCTACAGAGGAGAGTGA
- a CDS encoding HAD-IA family hydrolase, translated as MIRAKTKAFTTIVFDLDGTLLDTAPDVHLCSNLALRAMGLPEISLAQARASIGPGPDNFARVTLGEENMHRFGEFIGLFRQLYSDRCLISTRPFPGIMDLLQGLQGYRLVVATNKPGPYTKRILAGLNMEPYFDAVICPEEVTHLKPHPEMILTAMARTGATPETTLVVGDTDNDIHAGKAAGARTCAVTWGYGPRATLESLRPDFVITRPAELFSILNEKQGSGVIPQGD; from the coding sequence ATGATCCGCGCCAAGACGAAGGCGTTCACCACCATCGTCTTTGACCTGGACGGGACGCTGCTGGATACTGCACCCGACGTGCACCTCTGTTCGAATTTGGCCCTGCGCGCCATGGGGCTGCCGGAAATCTCTCTGGCGCAGGCGAGGGCATCCATCGGCCCTGGACCGGACAACTTTGCGCGGGTCACCCTCGGCGAGGAGAACATGCACCGCTTCGGCGAGTTCATCGGGCTGTTTCGCCAGCTCTACAGTGACCGCTGCCTGATCAGCACGCGCCCTTTTCCTGGCATTATGGACTTGCTGCAAGGGCTGCAGGGTTATCGCCTGGTCGTCGCTACCAACAAGCCGGGGCCTTACACCAAGCGAATCCTTGCCGGGTTGAATATGGAGCCTTACTTCGATGCGGTGATCTGTCCCGAGGAGGTGACGCATCTGAAACCACATCCGGAGATGATCCTGACGGCCATGGCGCGTACCGGTGCGACGCCGGAGACTACCCTGGTGGTGGGTGATACGGACAACGATATCCACGCCGGCAAGGCCGCGGGCGCCCGCACCTGCGCGGTGACGTGGGGGTACGGGCCGCGCGCGACGTTGGAGTCCCTGCGGCCCGACTTTGTCATCACGCGGCCAGCAGAGCTGTTCAGCATCCTTAACGAAAAGCAGGGCAGCGGTGTTATTCCTCAAGGGGACTGA
- a CDS encoding PaaI family thioesterase — translation MEEEGSVSCPAEIEPGRTLPTYEGCIVCGNRHANAATLGLKFVTDEQGVHVECVPSEMYSGYKGVVHGGIICALLDETIGWSVAVVRKKYFVTGELHVRFLRPLPVGLRVTVRGRPVAHHQRYSVAAGEIIGPDGRVYAEATGKFYVMRDDKARQVREYLTFAPGDWDFLGEGE, via the coding sequence ATGGAAGAGGAAGGCTCAGTCTCTTGTCCGGCAGAGATTGAACCGGGTAGGACCTTGCCGACCTACGAAGGGTGCATTGTGTGTGGTAACCGGCACGCCAATGCGGCCACGTTAGGGCTGAAGTTTGTGACGGATGAGCAAGGGGTGCACGTGGAGTGCGTCCCCTCGGAGATGTATTCCGGCTACAAGGGGGTAGTGCATGGCGGCATCATCTGCGCGCTGCTGGACGAGACGATCGGCTGGTCGGTGGCCGTGGTGCGCAAGAAGTATTTTGTGACTGGCGAGCTGCACGTGCGTTTTCTGCGTCCTTTGCCGGTTGGTCTGCGCGTTACGGTGCGCGGTCGACCGGTGGCGCATCATCAGCGTTACTCCGTGGCGGCAGGCGAGATCATCGGCCCGGATGGCAGGGTCTACGCCGAGGCAACGGGCAAGTTCTACGTCATGCGCGACGACAAGGCCAGACAGGTACGCGAATACCTGACCTTTGCGCCAGGGGATTGGGACTTCTTGGGGGAAGGTGAGTGA
- a CDS encoding glycosyltransferase family 2 protein → MPEQVDIVLCTYNRAHLIERAITSVRGQTHPHWRLLVVDDGSTDHTRSLVAALRAEDERIAYLPLAHGGLARARNAGIAHSSAPFLTFIDADDEYLPEHLAVRVAYLVSHPEVDLLHGGVELVGDERDHYVVDARDPARLIHLRDCCIGATLFGKRSVFMALGGFRMLPYSSESDFLARAEEQFRVLKVEWPTYRYHLEPEDRTCKIVRRSPGSVSARRSGEV, encoded by the coding sequence GTGCCAGAGCAGGTCGACATTGTCCTGTGTACCTACAACCGCGCGCACCTCATCGAGCGGGCCATTACCTCCGTAAGGGGGCAAACGCATCCCCATTGGCGTCTGCTGGTGGTGGACGACGGCAGCACGGACCACACGCGCTCGCTGGTGGCGGCCCTGCGCGCTGAGGACGAGCGCATCGCCTACCTGCCGCTGGCACACGGCGGGCTGGCGAGGGCGCGCAACGCGGGCATCGCGCATAGTAGCGCCCCCTTTCTCACGTTCATCGACGCTGACGATGAGTACCTGCCCGAGCACTTGGCGGTGCGCGTCGCTTACCTGGTCTCGCACCCGGAAGTGGACCTGCTGCACGGCGGCGTGGAGCTGGTGGGAGACGAACGCGATCACTATGTGGTGGACGCGCGCGATCCAGCGCGCCTCATTCACTTGCGGGATTGCTGCATTGGCGCCACCCTTTTCGGCAAGAGGAGCGTGTTCATGGCTCTCGGCGGCTTCAGAATGCTGCCGTACTCGTCCGAGTCGGATTTTTTGGCCCGCGCCGAAGAGCAGTTCCGCGTGCTGAAGGTGGAGTGGCCGACCTACCGCTACCACTTGGAACCAGAGGATCGCACGTGTAAGATAGTGCGCCGTTCCCCGGGATCGGTGTCGGCGCGCAGGAGTGGCGAGGTGTAG